One Fusarium falciforme chromosome 14, complete sequence genomic region harbors:
- a CDS encoding AB hydrolase-1 domain-containing protein — translation MAFTSTTEIIELQADVKLHVIWSFPRPEKATPSATVIFLHFWGGSSATWSPVNSLIAETFPTVRIDFRGWGNSTGPEDETAYSTIQLAEDVEGVLQHLNLPRYILVGHSMGAKIAQAVAGRKVHDGLAGLILVCPAPPTPLVLPDEMRDQQINAYNNAENAEFVTRNVLTSKTLSDELVQSAVKTMLKGNKYAKAAWPRYAMRDDIVSLAEGIEVPTLVIAGEKDAIESVSRVKAEVVANISDAKSVVVEEVGHLALLEAPERIAVILNGFMSDII, via the coding sequence ATGGCTTTTACATCCACCACAGAAATCATCGAGCTTCAGGCCGATGTCAAGCTACATGTCATATGGTCCTTTCCTAGGCCTGAGAAAGCTACACCCTCAGCCACTGTCATATTCCTCCACTTCTGGGGGGGTTCGTCAGCAACTTGGTCGCCTGTAAATTCCCTGATTGCAGAGACCTTCCCAACCGTCCGCATCGATTTCCGTGGATGGGGCAATTCGACCGGTCCCGAAGATGAGACGGCATACTCAACTATCCAACTCGCGGAAGATGTTGAAGGTGTCTTACAACACTTGAATCTGCCGAGATACATCCTTGTCGGTCATTCCATGGGCGCCAAAATAGCCCAGGCAGTCGCCGGCCGAAAGGTCCATGATGGGCTCGCTGGCCTAATTCTCGTCTGCCCTGCACCTCCCACGCCTTTAGTGCTTCCTGACGAGATGCGCGACCAGCAGATCAACGCCTATAATAATGCAGAGAACGCGGAGTTTGTCACGCGCAATGTTCTCACTTCGAAGACTTTGTCCGACGAACTAGTACAAAGCGCGGTGAAGACCATGCTCAAGGGCAACAAATATGCCAAAGCTGCGTGGCCGCGCTACGCGATGAGAGACGATATTGTGTCGCTTGCGGAGGGCATCGAAGTACCTACGCTCGTCATTGCCGGGGAAAAAGATGCTATCGAATCAGTTTCACGGGTGAAGGCGGAGGTTGTTGCGAATATTTCTGACGCAAAATCGGTCGTCGTGGAAGAAGTTGGTCATTTAGCTCTACTAGAGGCACCAGAGAGAATCGCTGTGATCCTAAATGGTTTCATGtcggatattatctaa